One Urechidicola croceus genomic window, CCTCTTGGCACCGTTTTAAGACGATTACCTTTTAATTCACCAAAGTTTTTTATAAAATTAGAATCATTTAATATTATTTTTAATTCACTTGAATCAATAGATATTTCTTTTCTAATTCGTAATAAATCCTCTGAGTTGGGATTCCAAAAACCACCAGCAACAAAACAATTACCTGGTTCAATATGAAAATAATAACCACCTCGTAATAAGTTTGTTGCTCTTCTAAAGTAACCGCTAAAAAAAGTTTTGTATGGTGTTTTATCCTTTGAGAACCTAATATCACGATATATTCGATATACACTTTTTTTACCAGAAACCGTTTCAATCATATCATGTTTGGTCAATTCTTCTAGTGCCGAATCAGCAAAAGATATTACTGAAACATATTCTTTATCGAAAGTATCTTTGTGTTCTTGAAACCATTCTCTATTATTGTTACTTTTTAATTGATTTAAAAAATGAAAAGTCGACTTTTTTATAGTGCCCATGCTCGTATATTTTGCTCACAAATTATTAAAAAAAATAAAATATTTTTTTGATTTTTAACATAATATTAAGGCTATAATTTTTAAGCCAAATTAACTTTACTTTAAATTAATCTAAACTAGCTAATTATGAATTTAAAAAAAATAATATTATTTATTGCAATTGGTATTCAATGCTCAATGTATGCTCAAATAATTAGACCACAAGCAAGTCCTGCTGCTACGATCAAGCAAACAGTTGGTCTTACTGATGTAACTATTGACTATAGCCGACCATTATTAAAAGGGA contains:
- a CDS encoding DUF2461 domain-containing protein; this encodes MGTIKKSTFHFLNQLKSNNNREWFQEHKDTFDKEYVSVISFADSALEELTKHDMIETVSGKKSVYRIYRDIRFSKDKTPYKTFFSGYFRRATNLLRGGYYFHIEPGNCFVAGGFWNPNSEDLLRIRKEISIDSSELKIILNDSNFIKNFGELKGNRLKTVPRGFDINHKDLHLLQLKQYLVVKKISDEDVLKENFYLKVNETFAQMRPLFNYMSEVLTTDENGVSIY